From Fibrobacter sp. UWR2, a single genomic window includes:
- a CDS encoding DUF4153 domain-containing protein, giving the protein MVLDAFKKYPSQISSAFRRFPVASALAFFTFFALVYSTEHTEIFERLAGMRFLAWLGIYPIAAMLISLTTSLVQESLKNESKLPQAISGAAWLALSIILAFGITSSVAMQFSLLAHYSTLTYYFIASTALVYVTATLSIFIAPFWKDKDENAFWIFLFKNLKALVVAALVTALLLASVEALVFCFGALFEHDFDEKVYFYIFYFCASAVFPILYFSGIPAIEECHRETPALNKFATSTIRFLFVPVLSLAILLFYAYIVKFIVLWDMPQGMVSYFVSGFMIYMLALVTILYPTRLAPGNTFEKKLLKVFPAACIPLVVMMSVGLIRRISDYGISAERIYAATINIYFYIIIAVFLIDKIKCKSRYIAVIFCAIFFVITDTPLSAYSISQRVWMGSIREALAEAGYTEFPLSKEDARKFVIDLRKKDDKKSKLVASRMLELAEAHNPEFTEYLLITGYDYAFTKDLAEDECCEDSDSTDAEPFDQFEVSIEYPEKAVLQVPRGTKGAVAIDHYFNNDEFEFTGDTLTFRISLKEDSGCSCNSDESDACPDSTAGPAGESATRTVYSFTVDRQALKQDSTRQIKTDGAAIAISYLHAEEESKSSKSLRIKGILFVE; this is encoded by the coding sequence ATGGTACTTGACGCTTTCAAAAAATACCCGAGCCAAATTTCGAGCGCGTTCAGGCGGTTCCCCGTCGCATCGGCGCTCGCCTTCTTCACGTTCTTCGCGCTTGTTTACAGCACGGAACATACAGAAATCTTTGAAAGACTCGCCGGAATGAGATTCCTCGCGTGGCTCGGCATCTACCCTATCGCAGCAATGCTCATTTCCCTCACGACATCGCTCGTGCAGGAATCCCTGAAAAACGAAAGCAAGTTGCCTCAGGCAATCTCGGGTGCAGCATGGCTCGCGCTTTCGATTATACTTGCCTTCGGTATCACCTCCAGCGTTGCGATGCAGTTTTCATTGCTGGCACATTACTCCACGCTGACATATTACTTTATTGCAAGCACCGCGCTTGTGTACGTGACCGCCACGCTCAGCATATTTATCGCCCCGTTCTGGAAAGACAAAGACGAAAACGCATTCTGGATTTTCCTGTTCAAAAACCTCAAGGCGCTAGTTGTCGCCGCGCTCGTCACAGCACTCCTGCTCGCATCCGTAGAAGCGCTCGTCTTCTGTTTTGGCGCACTTTTCGAACATGACTTCGACGAGAAGGTGTATTTCTACATTTTCTACTTCTGCGCGAGCGCCGTCTTCCCCATACTCTACTTCAGCGGCATCCCCGCCATCGAGGAATGCCACAGGGAAACTCCCGCGCTGAACAAGTTCGCCACGAGCACTATCCGGTTCCTCTTCGTGCCGGTACTTTCACTCGCCATACTCCTCTTTTACGCCTACATCGTCAAGTTCATCGTGCTGTGGGACATGCCGCAGGGAATGGTATCGTATTTCGTTTCGGGATTCATGATCTACATGCTCGCGCTCGTCACCATCCTGTACCCCACGCGCCTTGCTCCCGGCAACACGTTCGAGAAAAAACTCCTCAAGGTTTTCCCCGCAGCGTGCATTCCGCTCGTGGTCATGATGTCCGTCGGCCTTATCCGCAGAATCAGCGACTACGGCATCTCGGCAGAACGCATCTACGCCGCGACCATCAACATCTACTTCTACATCATCATCGCGGTCTTCCTCATCGACAAAATCAAGTGCAAGTCGCGCTACATCGCCGTCATATTCTGCGCGATATTCTTCGTCATCACCGATACCCCGCTGAGCGCATACAGCATTTCGCAGCGCGTCTGGATGGGGAGCATCAGGGAAGCCCTTGCCGAAGCGGGCTACACGGAGTTCCCGCTCAGCAAGGAAGACGCCCGTAAATTCGTTATTGACCTGCGGAAAAAAGACGACAAAAAATCGAAGCTCGTTGCTTCGCGAATGCTCGAGCTTGCCGAAGCACACAACCCGGAATTCACCGAATACCTCCTCATCACAGGATACGACTACGCATTCACCAAAGACCTCGCCGAAGACGAATGTTGCGAGGATTCGGACAGCACGGATGCAGAGCCGTTCGATCAGTTCGAGGTCAGCATAGAGTACCCCGAGAAGGCGGTGCTCCAGGTACCCCGCGGCACGAAGGGCGCCGTCGCCATAGACCATTACTTCAACAACGACGAGTTCGAATTCACGGGCGACACGCTCACCTTCCGGATTTCACTGAAGGAGGACAGCGGCTGCAGTTGCAACAGCGACGAGAGTGACGCATGCCCCGACAGCACCGCAGGCCCGGCAGGCGAAAGCGCAACCAGGACCGTCTACAGCTTTACCGTCGACAGGCAAGCGCTCAAGCAGGACTCCACAAGGCAAATCAAGACCGACGGGGCTGCAATCGCGATAAGCTACCTGCATGCGGAAGAAGAGTCGAAGAGCAGCAAGTCCCTACGAATTAAGGGAATATTGTTTGTGGAATAA
- a CDS encoding FISUMP domain-containing protein, translating into MSKIKLILPACFIAFFACSCSEKVTGTTEDDNTVIAQGESSSSEDTPLSEPAKPGSSSSTETSSSSKEELSSSSGTNLDPTSSSSGTDGGSGAGGIVFPPNRQCAAPAPARKAVYGVVDGFIQQRVATLEAQGLDHNTAKDSATGELYRELGIDTLFQENPRITDEQLEYTLFYLYKNRENDSINEMLPALVNDFADGTLEPENYCINDLPYAELNKLPFVFLPLGCVYGEEVPNSLSIIRNIWRKCSGMPFCNADMADTLITIGKDHFVCQNSSWITLEMQGKEMNGIICTENGTRTIGVGETNNDLTYICVDEYWKSILHTQDLPAEYFFNPDFEYGTFTDPRDGHVYKTTEYNGQTWLAQDMDYFDSSDTLFVKQSRCAKNLGYREFSAEENGYCDGASRFYTVNVSKKVCPEGWRLPKKEDWTINGIGYNSALTTLPKFYVIGSFIRGKDRAATDEYGLSLRMDGAIDPYGGDMTLTGYNLFWLEEGVYTENGDLFSNFSNVDYREKGEYVPVRCIKK; encoded by the coding sequence ATGAGCAAGATTAAGTTAATTCTACCCGCATGCTTCATTGCGTTTTTCGCCTGCTCCTGCTCGGAGAAGGTGACGGGCACCACCGAAGACGATAACACGGTCATCGCGCAGGGCGAAAGTTCCTCGAGCGAAGATACGCCCCTGTCCGAGCCGGCCAAGCCGGGATCCTCGAGTTCCACCGAAACGTCATCCAGCAGCAAGGAAGAACTTTCATCCAGTTCGGGCACGAACCTAGACCCGACTTCATCCAGCAGCGGTACTGACGGTGGCAGCGGTGCCGGCGGCATCGTATTCCCGCCAAACAGGCAATGCGCCGCACCCGCACCAGCCCGCAAGGCAGTCTACGGCGTGGTAGACGGCTTCATACAGCAGCGCGTCGCGACCCTCGAGGCGCAAGGGCTTGACCACAATACGGCCAAGGATTCCGCAACTGGGGAACTTTACCGGGAACTTGGCATCGACACGCTATTCCAGGAAAACCCGCGGATTACCGACGAGCAACTGGAATACACCCTGTTCTACCTATACAAGAACCGGGAAAACGATTCGATCAACGAGATGTTACCCGCACTGGTCAATGACTTTGCCGACGGCACCCTTGAACCGGAAAATTACTGCATCAACGATTTGCCCTATGCAGAACTGAACAAACTCCCCTTCGTGTTCTTACCGCTAGGTTGCGTTTACGGAGAGGAGGTTCCAAATTCTCTCTCCATCATACGCAACATTTGGCGCAAGTGTTCCGGCATGCCCTTCTGCAATGCGGACATGGCAGACACGCTCATCACCATCGGCAAGGATCACTTTGTTTGCCAAAACAGTTCCTGGATTACCCTCGAAATGCAGGGCAAGGAGATGAACGGAATAATTTGTACAGAAAACGGCACGCGCACCATCGGGGTCGGCGAAACTAACAACGACCTGACATACATTTGCGTCGATGAATACTGGAAAAGTATTCTGCATACGCAGGACCTGCCGGCGGAATACTTCTTCAATCCTGATTTTGAATACGGAACCTTCACAGACCCTCGCGACGGCCATGTATACAAGACAACTGAATACAATGGGCAGACCTGGCTTGCACAAGACATGGATTACTTCGATAGTTCCGACACTCTATTCGTTAAGCAGAGCCGGTGCGCCAAGAACCTGGGTTACAGGGAATTTAGCGCAGAAGAAAATGGCTACTGCGACGGGGCAAGTCGATTCTACACCGTGAACGTGTCCAAGAAAGTCTGCCCCGAAGGCTGGCGGCTCCCGAAAAAAGAAGACTGGACTATCAACGGCATAGGTTACAATAGCGCACTCACTACCCTGCCCAAGTTTTACGTAATCGGCTCCTTTATACGGGGCAAAGACAGGGCGGCCACAGACGAGTACGGCCTTTCCCTCAGAATGGATGGCGCAATCGACCCCTACGGAGGGGACATGACGCTAACCGGATACAACCTGTTCTGGCTGGAAGAGGGCGTATACACCGAGAACGGCGATCTATTCTCCAATTTCAGCAACGTCGACTACAGGGAAAAGGGAGAATACGTTCCCGTCCGCTGCATAAAGAAGTAA
- a CDS encoding TIGR02147 family protein produces MKPITEYSDYRTYMRDFYEERKRVSYFTWREFASLAGFVSPTYLKLVCDGKTRLSKPGIGKVARAMGLEGFNFTYFGLLVKFGNAKNAAEKEATLRELEQEARLNKIRTVDAEAFHYYETPACPIVRELAPIMPGAAPGEIAASIRNKTSALDVQDALQFLVKAGFLVKTGKGTYEQTEKSVKGSKEAIPLAIRSMNRKMAGLAMQSIDTDSPEERNITGVTMGIDEAAYTRIVETINDCRKKIIDIARECENINQVYRVNLQLFPLSDKVNNRVVKKETSNEQD; encoded by the coding sequence ATGAAACCCATAACCGAGTACAGTGACTACCGTACCTACATGCGCGACTTCTACGAGGAGCGCAAGAGGGTTTCATATTTCACATGGCGCGAATTCGCAAGCCTCGCCGGTTTTGTCTCGCCGACATACCTCAAGCTGGTATGTGACGGCAAAACGCGGCTGAGCAAGCCCGGAATAGGCAAGGTGGCACGAGCCATGGGGTTAGAGGGGTTCAACTTCACCTATTTCGGGCTGCTCGTTAAATTCGGGAACGCGAAAAATGCCGCCGAGAAGGAGGCGACTCTTCGCGAACTCGAACAGGAGGCAAGGCTCAACAAGATTCGCACCGTCGACGCCGAAGCCTTCCACTACTACGAGACGCCCGCCTGCCCCATCGTGCGCGAACTCGCCCCGATAATGCCGGGAGCGGCACCGGGCGAAATCGCAGCAAGCATCAGGAACAAGACATCGGCACTCGACGTGCAGGATGCGCTCCAGTTCCTGGTGAAGGCGGGGTTTCTCGTAAAGACGGGCAAGGGAACCTACGAGCAGACGGAAAAATCCGTGAAGGGCTCGAAAGAGGCTATCCCGCTCGCCATCCGGTCCATGAACCGCAAAATGGCGGGCCTCGCCATGCAATCCATCGACACGGATAGCCCCGAGGAGCGCAACATTACGGGCGTCACCATGGGAATCGACGAGGCCGCCTACACCCGGATCGTAGAAACGATAAACGACTGCCGCAAAAAAATTATCGACATCGCGCGCGAATGCGAGAACATCAACCAGGTGTATCGCGTGAACCTGCAGCTTTTCCCGCTTTCGGACAAAGTAAATAATAGGGTTGTAAAAAAGGAGACGAGCAATGAGCAAGATTAA